Proteins from a single region of Rhodobacteraceae bacterium LMO-JJ12:
- a CDS encoding cytochrome b: MQQQTDTKDLCDSPKTYGLISRINHWIVAVAMIGMLISGLIMEYGPFSREVVAAIRDWHKPIGVLVFAYGLWRIGWRVAQGFPRAASAMPRWQSLGSKVTHWALLGTVFAMPLSGIVMSIYSGRDVNAFGVIIPAQEKVEWVANFAGAGHHFTALALIGLLILHVGATLRHQFVDKDTTLSRMVGRTI, translated from the coding sequence ATGCAACAGCAGACAGACACAAAAGACCTGTGCGATAGCCCCAAAACCTATGGTCTAATCTCGCGGATCAATCACTGGATTGTTGCGGTCGCTATGATCGGAATGCTGATCTCTGGCCTGATAATGGAATACGGCCCGTTTTCTCGTGAGGTAGTGGCCGCCATCCGGGATTGGCATAAACCGATTGGTGTGCTGGTCTTTGCATATGGTCTTTGGCGGATTGGCTGGCGCGTTGCGCAAGGTTTTCCCCGCGCAGCATCAGCCATGCCGCGCTGGCAATCCCTTGGCTCAAAGGTGACGCATTGGGCATTGCTTGGCACGGTTTTCGCAATGCCGCTCTCCGGTATCGTGATGTCGATTTATAGTGGACGAGACGTGAACGCCTTTGGAGTGATCATTCCCGCGCAGGAGAAGGTGGAATGGGTTGCGAATTTTGCGGGTGCAGGGCATCATTTTACTGCCTTGGCGCTTATCGGATTGCTGATCCTACATGTCGGTGCAACGCTTAGACATCAATTCGTCGACAAAGACACAACTCTGAGCCGCATGGTCGGACGAACGATTTAA
- a CDS encoding GTP-binding protein — protein sequence MRVKGIVFLEGIGTPFVFHGVQHIFDPPVPLLDWPSGDRCSRIVVIARDMTRPELARSLDMLRGHARRAGAGSRPDFRPEDAT from the coding sequence TTGAGAGTAAAGGGGATTGTGTTTCTTGAAGGGATTGGAACGCCCTTCGTCTTCCATGGCGTGCAGCATATCTTTGATCCACCCGTCCCCCTGCTCGACTGGCCCAGCGGCGACCGTTGCTCACGCATCGTGGTGATTGCCCGCGACATGACCCGCCCTGAACTGGCGCGCAGTCTCGATATGCTGCGCGGTCACGCGAGACGCGCTGGTGCTGGTTCTCGACCCGATTTCCGTCCTGAGGATGCAACATGA
- a CDS encoding efflux RND transporter periplasmic adaptor subunit: MAKPELHEGIFRMRKLVTLVASLLILAGAYYAAFGVPAYLEDVVGLQAGGSEQADKTGGSQQGAGKAGGAKGANATAVVLTPLEMQPYEDILRAVGSASALRSANVIARVSGEVVATNLAANRLVSVGDVLVQLDARAQVYNLEIAQTELEQANETMERYERLRATGNSTVTDVTLSQARVAQRLAEAKVGLAKVALGDRTIRAPISGKLGLSDVEIGDVVHEESVVVTIDDSESLLVEFELPERSVGLLAREQRVLANTPSFVGRTFEGEIVAFDSRIDTVTRSVTVKALVENPDALLWPGMTFSVRIFHESEPLAVLPSTAITWSRSGSSIWISNDGVVEPVAVTILFRRGDQVWIEGDIAPGTLVVAEGAHKLRPGARITAANSPVSEPENNAPEAEPQSASPDVGQLNTQTSPETEEPT; the protein is encoded by the coding sequence ATGGCCAAACCGGAACTGCATGAAGGTATTTTTCGGATGCGTAAGCTTGTCACTTTGGTTGCTTCACTCCTGATACTCGCCGGAGCATATTATGCCGCCTTTGGCGTTCCGGCTTATCTTGAGGATGTTGTCGGTCTTCAAGCCGGTGGCAGTGAGCAAGCTGACAAAACCGGCGGTTCTCAACAAGGGGCGGGGAAGGCTGGGGGCGCAAAAGGTGCCAACGCAACGGCAGTGGTTTTGACCCCTCTGGAAATGCAACCTTACGAAGACATCCTTCGTGCCGTTGGTAGCGCCAGTGCTTTGCGCAGTGCCAACGTAATCGCGAGAGTCTCGGGTGAGGTGGTCGCAACCAACCTTGCCGCCAATCGGCTGGTTTCGGTTGGTGACGTGTTGGTGCAACTCGATGCGCGGGCACAAGTTTATAATCTTGAGATTGCACAGACAGAACTTGAACAGGCCAACGAGACCATGGAGCGGTATGAACGGTTGAGGGCCACAGGAAACTCAACGGTCACGGATGTCACGCTTTCGCAGGCGAGGGTGGCGCAACGCCTGGCGGAAGCGAAAGTAGGGCTTGCCAAAGTGGCGTTGGGAGATCGAACGATCCGCGCACCGATTTCGGGCAAGCTGGGTCTGAGCGATGTGGAAATCGGCGATGTGGTGCACGAGGAAAGCGTCGTCGTGACCATCGATGATTCCGAATCTTTGCTGGTTGAGTTTGAATTGCCAGAACGATCTGTCGGGCTATTGGCAAGGGAACAGCGGGTTCTTGCGAACACGCCGTCATTTGTCGGGCGAACATTTGAAGGCGAAATCGTGGCCTTCGACAGCCGTATCGATACCGTTACGCGTAGCGTGACGGTCAAGGCGCTTGTCGAAAATCCCGATGCTCTGCTTTGGCCGGGAATGACCTTTTCTGTTCGTATTTTCCACGAAAGTGAACCGCTGGCGGTTCTTCCTTCAACTGCAATCACATGGTCACGTAGTGGATCGAGCATCTGGATCAGCAATGATGGTGTTGTCGAACCGGTCGCGGTGACAATTCTGTTTCGACGTGGTGATCAGGTTTGGATCGAAGGGGATATTGCCCCTGGAACTCTGGTTGTCGCTGAAGGTGCGCATAAGTTGCGGCCGGGCGCGCGCATCACTGCCGCAAATAGCCCGGTAAGCGAACCCGAAAACAATGCGCCCGAAGCCGAACCTCAATCTGCATCTCCTGATGTTGGCCAACTCAATACCCAGACATCACCCGAGACCGAGGAGCCAACATGA
- a CDS encoding ABC transporter substrate-binding protein, translated as MKKLATLVATAFIGATSMAAAQDEPRHGGTLQSVLWPEPPGIMTGIYTQSSALRPTTKIFESLLTYDFNLNPHPNLASSWDISPDGLKYTFKLRENVRWHDGEPFTADDVVFTYGDYLLEVHPRARTVFERTEVSKVDDYTVTFDLKEPFAPLIRSFDLCCLIVPEHLYKGTDYRENPNNLAPIGTGPFKFDEWKRGEYIHLVRNENYWVEGQPYLDDIYYRFVPDAASRALALETGQMHLATQNDLEVLDTMRLVEMPHLDMTTKGWEWGSPIVWIEMNLRKEPFNDKRFRKAMSYALDRNFFRDVVFQGMASVATGPVHSASPFYEADVTDYSQNLDKAKVLLDEMGLTPDANGVRTTVKLLGLPYGEVWNRAAEYTRQALREIGVEVILEPSDPAGWAARTRDWDFEMTMYYLTTMGDPALGVTRTFLSDNQKQGVLFTNHAGYSNAQVDEYFRKAAVSVDENERRELYSKAQKILVDDAAVLWLVELEWPTVFNTKLKNAVTTASGPNGSFADTWLAE; from the coding sequence ATGAAAAAACTAGCAACACTCGTTGCGACGGCATTTATCGGCGCGACTTCTATGGCAGCAGCACAGGATGAGCCGCGCCACGGCGGTACACTACAATCGGTTTTATGGCCGGAACCTCCAGGGATCATGACCGGTATCTACACTCAATCGTCTGCCCTTCGACCGACGACCAAGATATTCGAAAGCTTGCTGACATATGATTTCAATCTAAACCCACATCCTAACCTTGCATCGTCTTGGGATATTTCACCTGATGGTCTCAAATACACGTTCAAACTCCGCGAAAACGTTCGCTGGCACGATGGAGAGCCCTTCACTGCAGATGATGTCGTCTTCACCTACGGTGACTATCTATTAGAGGTTCATCCTCGAGCCCGTACAGTTTTTGAGCGCACCGAAGTCAGCAAGGTCGACGATTATACAGTCACCTTTGATCTAAAAGAGCCATTCGCACCTCTAATCCGTAGCTTTGATCTGTGCTGCCTCATCGTGCCCGAACACCTCTACAAAGGCACCGACTACCGCGAAAACCCAAACAACCTTGCTCCTATCGGGACTGGCCCGTTCAAATTCGACGAGTGGAAACGAGGAGAGTATATTCATCTAGTTAGAAATGAAAACTATTGGGTCGAAGGCCAACCCTATCTTGATGACATTTACTACCGGTTTGTCCCGGATGCGGCATCACGTGCCCTTGCTCTAGAGACTGGGCAGATGCATCTGGCAACTCAAAACGATCTTGAAGTTTTGGACACCATGCGGCTTGTCGAGATGCCTCATCTTGACATGACAACCAAAGGTTGGGAGTGGGGTTCCCCAATTGTCTGGATCGAGATGAATCTGCGGAAAGAACCGTTCAACGACAAACGTTTCCGTAAGGCCATGAGTTACGCCCTAGACCGAAATTTCTTCCGTGACGTGGTTTTTCAGGGCATGGCAAGTGTTGCCACCGGGCCTGTACATTCTGCATCACCCTTTTACGAAGCTGACGTAACAGACTATTCGCAAAACCTTGATAAAGCGAAAGTTCTGCTTGATGAGATGGGTCTTACACCTGACGCAAATGGTGTTCGCACGACAGTCAAGCTCCTCGGTCTGCCCTACGGCGAAGTTTGGAACCGTGCCGCTGAGTATACACGCCAAGCGCTACGCGAAATCGGTGTAGAAGTCATCCTAGAACCCTCTGATCCAGCTGGTTGGGCCGCCCGAACACGCGACTGGGATTTCGAAATGACCATGTATTACCTGACGACTATGGGTGATCCGGCGCTCGGAGTTACGCGAACCTTCCTCTCCGACAATCAGAAGCAGGGTGTGTTGTTCACAAACCATGCCGGGTATTCCAACGCTCAGGTGGACGAATACTTCAGAAAGGCCGCTGTTTCGGTCGATGAAAACGAACGTCGGGAATTGTATTCGAAGGCACAGAAAATTCTCGTAGATGATGCCGCCGTTCTGTGGCTAGTCGAGCTAGAGTGGCCTACCGTCTTTAATACAAAGCTGAAAAACGCAGTGACCACCGCATCGGGACCGAACGGTAGCTTTGCAGATACTTGGCTCGCTGAATAG
- a CDS encoding DUF6525 family protein: MTRNLGATTIKRRQRAADPMAAYDALPPVLRRWLADAALPWSPVSCRRIWLVARANGDGDAEVLARLDRAERKTLSRDRFTQSHLANT, from the coding sequence ATGACACGCAATCTTGGTGCAACGACAATAAAACGTCGCCAAAGGGCCGCCGATCCAATGGCGGCCTATGACGCGCTTCCACCTGTCCTGCGTCGTTGGCTCGCCGATGCTGCGTTGCCTTGGTCGCCTGTATCCTGCCGCCGCATTTGGCTCGTCGCACGCGCAAACGGCGACGGTGACGCGGAGGTGCTCGCCCGTCTTGACCGCGCAGAGCGCAAGACGCTCTCCCGCGATCGTTTCACTCAATCCCATCTTGCAAACACTTGA
- a CDS encoding response regulator, which translates to MTDPIAPQILIVDDARDIREPLGQYLRKQGFRTRLAAHAAEAREILAEAAIHLVVLDIMMPGEDGLSLCRYVVAHDGPPVLLLTAMADETDRIVGLELGADDYLVKPFNPRELLARVRAILRRAPPEIAAPPSGRRAFSDWVHDPDALKLIHTDGQIVDLTTAENRLLGIFLDQPRTVMSRSTLLDLTSGREAKAYDRAIDNQISRLRRKIEADPKNPQILVTEWGGGYRLVADVAEVE; encoded by the coding sequence ATGACCGACCCGATCGCGCCCCAAATCCTTATCGTCGACGATGCCCGCGACATACGCGAACCACTCGGGCAATATCTGCGCAAACAAGGTTTCAGAACGCGGCTAGCCGCACATGCCGCTGAGGCACGCGAGATTCTGGCCGAGGCCGCCATTCATCTTGTCGTTCTCGACATCATGATGCCGGGCGAAGACGGGCTGAGCCTTTGCCGTTATGTCGTCGCCCATGACGGCCCGCCCGTACTGCTGCTGACGGCCATGGCCGATGAAACAGACCGCATCGTCGGGCTTGAGCTTGGCGCGGACGACTATCTCGTCAAGCCCTTCAACCCGCGCGAGTTACTGGCGCGGGTACGCGCAATCCTGCGCCGCGCACCGCCCGAGATTGCCGCGCCACCAAGCGGGCGGCGGGCGTTTTCTGATTGGGTGCACGACCCTGACGCACTGAAACTGATTCACACGGATGGTCAGATCGTCGATTTAACCACCGCCGAGAACCGCCTTCTGGGTATTTTCCTCGACCAACCGCGCACAGTGATGAGCCGGTCGACCTTGCTCGACCTAACTTCTGGGCGCGAAGCAAAAGCGTATGACCGCGCCATCGACAATCAGATCAGCCGACTGCGCCGCAAGATCGAAGCCGACCCCAAAAACCCACAGATCCTCGTGACGGAATGGGGCGGCGGTTACAGACTGGTAGCGGACGTTGCAGAGGTCGAATGA
- a CDS encoding ATP-binding protein has protein sequence MMNRLKRLFPDALASRIVLLLAITILVANLIALALLSFQQQRFDRQASEDREIERIASLIPAMEAVDAQVRQVIARDASTRFARVRVEDAPLLTKTATDSRSRYIAQALKETLEREDVNVAIIDRPVRPDAPNRGGSFKTDRVIAITLPLTARDERAEWLNVVTSGASARQGRFDAKPFFTVLAASLVGVLGVSIALARHLTKPLGQFSEAARAAGRGDRTARVPEEGAREMREAAQAFNAMQAEISLFDAERMRMLAAVGHDLRTPMTSLRIRAEMIDDESQRDAMVRTLDEMAVMADGLVSYAKEGQDGEKTTTLDLAPLLKQLCDDRGAVFNAKSKVQVSGRRVGLGRAIGNLIDNAKRYGEGATLTLTQDKENAIITIEDNGPGIPPDQLEDMFRPFTRGEGSRNAETGGAGLGLSIARTIIIAHGGGITLENRQTGGLRAIVTLPAVIT, from the coding sequence ATGATGAACCGTCTTAAACGCCTGTTCCCGGATGCTTTGGCATCTCGCATCGTCCTCTTGCTGGCGATCACAATTCTTGTTGCCAACCTCATCGCGCTGGCCCTTCTCAGCTTTCAGCAGCAACGCTTTGATCGTCAGGCCAGCGAGGATCGTGAGATCGAGCGGATTGCGTCCCTCATCCCGGCTATGGAAGCCGTTGACGCACAAGTCCGGCAAGTGATCGCGCGAGATGCTTCGACAAGGTTCGCGAGGGTGCGTGTGGAAGATGCACCATTGTTGACGAAAACCGCCACAGACAGCCGTTCACGATATATTGCACAGGCGCTGAAAGAAACGTTGGAGCGAGAAGACGTGAATGTTGCTATCATTGATCGCCCGGTCCGGCCCGACGCGCCAAATCGAGGGGGCAGCTTTAAGACCGATCGTGTGATTGCCATTACCTTGCCACTCACGGCGCGAGATGAGAGGGCCGAATGGCTCAACGTCGTGACAAGCGGTGCGTCCGCGCGTCAGGGTCGTTTTGATGCAAAACCCTTTTTCACTGTCCTCGCCGCTTCTCTGGTTGGTGTGCTTGGCGTCTCAATCGCCCTCGCCCGTCATCTGACCAAACCACTCGGACAGTTTTCTGAGGCCGCGCGCGCCGCCGGCCGCGGCGACCGCACTGCAAGGGTTCCCGAAGAAGGCGCGCGTGAAATGCGCGAGGCGGCGCAAGCCTTTAACGCGATGCAGGCCGAAATTTCGCTATTTGACGCCGAACGCATGCGCATGCTCGCTGCCGTGGGTCATGACCTGCGCACCCCAATGACCAGCCTGCGCATCCGCGCTGAAATGATCGACGATGAAAGCCAGCGCGACGCGATGGTTCGCACGCTCGACGAAATGGCTGTGATGGCCGATGGCCTTGTCAGCTATGCAAAAGAAGGTCAGGACGGTGAAAAGACAACCACCCTCGACCTCGCCCCCCTCCTCAAGCAGCTTTGCGATGATCGCGGCGCTGTGTTCAATGCCAAATCAAAAGTCCAAGTGTCAGGTCGCCGCGTTGGGCTTGGCCGCGCTATTGGTAACCTGATCGACAACGCCAAAAGGTACGGAGAAGGTGCTACCCTCACGCTAACCCAAGACAAGGAAAACGCGATAATCACCATCGAAGACAATGGCCCAGGCATTCCGCCTGATCAACTCGAAGATATGTTTCGCCCATTCACACGCGGAGAGGGAAGTCGCAATGCTGAAACTGGTGGCGCTGGCCTCGGACTTTCCATTGCCCGCACAATCATCATCGCACATGGCGGTGGAATCACGCTTGAAAACCGTCAGACTGGCGGACTACGTGCGATAGTAACCCTGCCAGCAGTTATCACCTGA
- a CDS encoding efflux RND transporter permease subunit encodes MSSPKLQGGRRGMAALFVARPLLGIVLSLLILIAGLAALVAVDVREMPDVDRPVLSVRTTYEGAVPATVDEQVTLVLEDALSALEGLSYIESNSSTGSSRITIDLSEGTDVDIAANEAREIVSATLRQLPEDIDDPIVTKSDSNADAIIRIAILGDATFDEMTELAEGIIYDRLSLIDGIAEVTLRGNRANEFRVTLDMPSLLSRGLTVFDVADALSSLRDDTPLGELETSSQTVALRVGNAEVTTDRVGQILINATTRVSDVAFVQVVPEDSDVFARVNGQPAIGLNISRQSVGNTLEISKAVRIAVEELRAELPENVDLIITSDDGVFIEGSLNEVVKSIGLATVIVIAVIFAFLRSPRATLIPAVTIPVALVGTIAAIWMAGFSVNTISLLALVLATGMVVDDAIVVIENIVRKRKQGMGAFAAAAAGTNEVFFAVISTTATLAAVFIPISFLPGQAGGVFSEFGFVLAFAVTLSSITALTLTPVLAAFLDPGKPDPKRANVPDKPGALSRGFDAVMDWAIRTPLIVLAVATGFAFIAVGAAGTLSSSITPDEDRGFFLIQARGASDTTVEYLETQVSQVEAILKPYYESGEVRAVQSIIGIWGGTNALIIVRLPDWSERERSQQEIITEVSKQLSDVPGVQVSARSTNSLNIRGAGRGLQFAVTGTDVEAMTNAADDLVAAMSADETFINPQLSNDSVQAQYELRVDPDMTRVFGLSEAEIAQTVSAMVQGNIAVTVFEDDTETDVNVVPGGPPINDPSDLESIFLRLPDGAYIPLSAAATLVPVVSQSEIERQGGSLAVSVQANLGQGVDLGTSMARLTDIAAERLPDGMGIIFTGEAATLTDGQMGMYLVFGMAFVVVFLVLAAQFESIASAVVIMLTVPFGLAAALLAISLTGGSLNYYSQIGLVMLIGVMSKNGILIVEFANQLREAGQDIDSAIRDALRLRIRPVMMTMVSTVFGGLPLILTSGAGAEARIAVGWVIVGGLGFATVFTLFLTPVFYRWIAVWGSEPGMASKRLIRENAAMMKSISARP; translated from the coding sequence ATGAGCAGCCCCAAACTGCAAGGCGGCCGGCGCGGCATGGCTGCACTTTTTGTTGCACGTCCCTTGTTGGGCATTGTCCTCAGTCTATTGATCCTGATTGCGGGTCTTGCTGCTCTGGTCGCGGTGGATGTGCGCGAAATGCCGGATGTTGACCGACCTGTGCTGTCGGTCAGAACCACATATGAAGGCGCGGTTCCGGCAACGGTTGATGAGCAGGTGACGCTGGTTTTGGAAGACGCGTTGAGTGCGCTTGAGGGCCTGTCCTATATCGAGTCGAACTCCTCCACAGGCTCAAGCCGCATCACGATAGACCTTTCCGAAGGCACGGATGTCGATATCGCTGCGAATGAAGCGCGTGAAATTGTGTCCGCTACTCTGCGCCAGCTTCCTGAAGATATTGATGACCCGATCGTGACCAAAAGCGACAGCAACGCAGATGCTATAATTCGTATCGCTATATTGGGCGATGCCACCTTTGATGAGATGACCGAATTGGCCGAGGGGATCATTTATGATCGCCTGTCCCTGATCGACGGTATTGCCGAAGTCACTTTGCGCGGAAACCGGGCCAACGAGTTTCGTGTGACCCTTGATATGCCATCGCTGCTCAGTCGTGGGTTGACGGTGTTCGACGTCGCAGACGCGCTGTCGTCCTTGCGTGACGACACGCCACTTGGTGAGTTGGAGACATCCTCACAAACTGTGGCGTTGCGTGTAGGGAACGCCGAAGTGACCACTGATAGGGTTGGTCAGATCCTCATCAATGCCACGACCCGCGTATCCGACGTAGCCTTCGTTCAGGTGGTTCCAGAGGACAGCGATGTTTTTGCCCGCGTCAACGGCCAACCGGCCATTGGGTTGAACATCAGCCGCCAGTCGGTGGGCAATACGCTCGAAATTTCAAAGGCGGTGCGTATTGCCGTTGAAGAGCTTCGTGCCGAACTCCCCGAAAATGTGGATCTCATCATCACGTCCGATGATGGTGTATTCATCGAGGGCTCACTCAACGAAGTGGTCAAATCCATCGGTTTGGCCACTGTGATCGTTATCGCGGTGATCTTCGCTTTCCTGCGCTCACCCCGCGCCACGTTGATCCCGGCGGTTACGATCCCGGTGGCGCTCGTCGGGACGATAGCGGCTATTTGGATGGCCGGGTTTTCGGTTAATACTATCAGTCTTCTGGCATTGGTTCTTGCCACAGGCATGGTTGTGGACGACGCCATTGTCGTGATCGAGAACATCGTGCGAAAACGCAAGCAAGGCATGGGGGCCTTTGCTGCCGCCGCAGCCGGCACAAATGAAGTTTTCTTCGCCGTCATCTCGACCACTGCGACGCTGGCTGCTGTTTTCATTCCGATCTCTTTTCTGCCGGGGCAGGCGGGCGGCGTGTTCAGCGAGTTTGGCTTTGTTTTGGCATTCGCAGTGACTTTGTCGTCCATTACGGCGCTGACACTGACGCCCGTGCTTGCCGCGTTCCTGGATCCCGGTAAACCCGACCCGAAACGAGCAAATGTGCCAGACAAACCCGGCGCTCTTTCGCGTGGCTTTGATGCGGTAATGGATTGGGCAATTCGCACGCCATTGATCGTTCTGGCAGTCGCTACCGGCTTTGCATTCATTGCGGTTGGTGCCGCCGGAACGCTATCTTCCAGCATTACGCCCGATGAAGATCGGGGATTTTTCCTGATCCAGGCGCGGGGTGCATCTGACACCACGGTTGAGTATCTTGAAACTCAGGTTTCGCAGGTCGAAGCGATCCTGAAACCTTACTACGAAAGCGGAGAAGTCAGGGCGGTCCAAAGTATCATTGGCATTTGGGGGGGGACCAACGCCCTTATCATCGTGCGCCTGCCTGATTGGAGCGAGCGAGAGCGAAGCCAGCAAGAAATCATCACAGAAGTTAGCAAGCAACTTTCAGATGTGCCGGGTGTTCAGGTCAGTGCCAGATCGACCAACAGCCTGAATATCCGGGGTGCTGGGCGTGGCTTGCAATTTGCTGTCACTGGTACGGATGTTGAGGCCATGACAAATGCCGCCGACGATCTGGTTGCGGCGATGTCGGCTGACGAAACCTTCATTAACCCGCAACTTTCCAACGACAGCGTGCAGGCGCAATACGAGTTGCGGGTGGACCCGGATATGACCCGTGTTTTTGGCTTGAGCGAGGCGGAAATCGCCCAGACTGTAAGTGCTATGGTTCAAGGAAATATCGCCGTTACAGTGTTTGAAGATGACACCGAAACCGACGTAAACGTTGTGCCGGGCGGCCCTCCGATCAACGACCCTTCAGACCTTGAATCGATCTTTCTACGTTTGCCGGATGGCGCTTATATCCCGCTTTCGGCTGCTGCAACGCTGGTGCCGGTCGTCAGTCAGTCGGAAATCGAGCGTCAGGGTGGATCGCTTGCTGTTTCGGTTCAAGCCAACCTTGGACAAGGTGTTGATCTTGGAACTTCAATGGCGCGCCTGACCGATATTGCGGCGGAGCGGCTGCCCGACGGGATGGGTATCATTTTCACTGGCGAAGCTGCGACCCTGACAGACGGCCAGATGGGTATGTATCTGGTGTTTGGCATGGCTTTCGTGGTTGTGTTTCTGGTGCTGGCCGCACAGTTTGAAAGCATAGCCAGTGCAGTTGTCATCATGTTGACGGTCCCGTTTGGCCTCGCCGCGGCGCTTCTGGCAATTTCGCTGACGGGTGGATCGCTGAATTACTATAGCCAGATTGGTTTGGTGATGCTGATCGGGGTTATGTCCAAGAACGGTATTCTGATTGTTGAATTTGCCAATCAACTGCGCGAGGCAGGTCAGGATATCGACAGCGCCATCCGTGACGCTCTGCGTCTGCGCATCCGCCCGGTGATGATGACGATGGTATCGACTGTTTTTGGTGGCCTCCCCCTGATCTTGACGTCTGGTGCGGGAGCGGAGGCGCGTATCGCGGTCGGTTGGGTCATCGTTGGTGGGCTTGGTTTTGCCACTGTCTTTACCCTGTTTCTGACACCAGTGTTTTATCGCTGGATTGCGGTTTGGGGTTCCGAGCCAGGGATGGCGTCCAAGCGATTGATCCGGGAAAATGCGGCCATGATGAAGTCTATTTCCGCACGACCTTGA
- a CDS encoding Hsp70 family protein: MSHHSQVLGIDFGTSNTGAAYLRDGCPQLIKFSSGKTTIPSTFFFDYETRKTLIGDPANQALLDGADGRFMRALKRVLGTTLMHQPRQILNERVTFVDIIARFLRQIKTQAEAETGLIFDQALAGRPVVFHATGDPREAQAEADLKTCYIAAGFKEVSFIDEPEAAAIASGALDQSGEVGLIVDIGGGTSDFSVFRSERSGVEILANHGVRIGGTDFDRAISIDRVMPLLGKGGELRNAMGPGTSPVPNAIFNDLATWEKIPFLYTPQNRRMVDEMIGVAVEAHKLSRLGEVLEHELGHELAFSVEQGKIEANAGNEHSMIALDQIERGLSSPLQPETLTSILAPFSKTLQLAAQDTLSLASLDATQIERVIYVGGSCLMTMVTQTMTTQFPQAQHSFSEVFTAVTDGLALASSHKSRKN; encoded by the coding sequence ATGTCTCATCACAGTCAAGTTCTGGGCATCGACTTTGGCACCTCCAACACGGGCGCTGCCTATTTGCGCGATGGATGTCCTCAACTGATCAAGTTTTCGTCGGGAAAAACAACTATTCCTTCGACATTTTTCTTCGATTACGAAACGCGGAAAACCTTGATTGGTGACCCCGCAAACCAAGCCCTACTGGACGGTGCCGATGGGCGCTTCATGCGAGCGTTAAAGCGTGTGCTGGGCACAACATTGATGCATCAGCCTCGTCAAATCCTGAACGAGCGCGTGACCTTCGTCGACATCATCGCGCGTTTCTTGCGTCAGATCAAAACCCAAGCCGAGGCTGAGACCGGCTTGATCTTTGATCAAGCCCTCGCCGGTCGTCCGGTGGTCTTTCACGCCACAGGTGATCCGCGAGAGGCACAAGCCGAAGCAGACTTGAAAACCTGCTACATAGCTGCGGGCTTCAAAGAGGTTTCATTCATCGACGAACCCGAAGCCGCTGCAATAGCCAGCGGCGCATTGGATCAATCTGGCGAAGTTGGTTTGATCGTAGATATCGGCGGCGGCACTTCAGACTTTTCAGTGTTTCGCTCAGAGCGCTCTGGCGTCGAAATTCTGGCCAATCACGGGGTTCGGATCGGTGGGACCGATTTTGATCGTGCCATCAGTATTGATCGGGTGATGCCCCTCCTTGGCAAAGGCGGCGAATTGCGAAATGCCATGGGGCCCGGCACATCACCTGTGCCCAACGCGATTTTCAATGACCTTGCAACATGGGAAAAGATCCCGTTTCTCTACACGCCCCAAAACCGGCGAATGGTTGACGAAATGATCGGCGTTGCCGTCGAAGCCCATAAGCTCAGCCGTCTCGGAGAGGTTTTAGAACACGAACTTGGGCACGAATTGGCCTTTTCTGTCGAGCAGGGCAAAATCGAGGCGAATGCGGGAAATGAACACTCGATGATTGCCCTCGATCAGATCGAGCGCGGCCTGTCGTCGCCGTTGCAACCCGAAACTCTAACGTCCATTCTCGCCCCCTTTTCCAAGACCTTGCAATTGGCCGCTCAAGACACTTTGTCCCTCGCAAGCTTGGACGCAACGCAAATCGAGCGGGTGATCTATGTCGGGGGGTCTTGCCTGATGACAATGGTAACACAAACCATGACGACGCAGTTCCCCCAAGCTCAGCATTCATTCAGCGAAGTTTTCACCGCCGTGACCGATGGTCTGGCGCTTGCTTCTTCGCACAAGTCACGAAAGAACTAG